Sequence from the Nitrospirota bacterium genome:
TAGCCTCAACTGTAAGTCGTGGATTATTCTCAATCCGTGATTTAACTTCACAGAATTTTGAAGGTTCGTGCAATCTAAATATCATCGACGAATAAGCAGGCCTTCTGAAAGACTGCATAAACTGAATAACGTCCCCCCATATTTCTGAATTAAAGCTTGTATTTCCTGCATCAAAAATTCCAACTACTGTCCAATCCCTCATGGCAAAACGGATGGTTTCTCCTATTCCGCCCCCGTGAAACCGTCTTGCTATGCTTAAGCCTGCAATAATCTCTGATGAGCCAGGTCTTGGCATCCTTCCCTCTATTAGCTTTACCTGAGGACGAAGAACCATGGATTGCTCCTCTACTCCGCGTATTACAACATTTGAGGGTTTGTCTGTTCCTCTTTTGGGAAGCACAATCAGAACTACCAGTTCTTTAGCAACCATCCGTTTCCCATCTTTACCAATAGCAATTTCTGGCTGCATCTCGATTATTGATGCCTGCAACCGATCTACTCCACTTTGCACTTCCGAACCTGCTGCCTTTCTTATTACCACAACATTATCATATGAACCTGTCTCTATTAAAGTCTTCTGAAGACCCTCTGCAAGCATTAAAACTGCTGAAAAAACAAATACAACTAAAGCCATTCCAGAGGCAGTCAAAGCAGTTGTAAGCCTCCGTGTCCACAGGTTACGTAAATTATATATAAAAGGTATTTTCACTTTATCTTTTTGTCATCTTTAAATTCTATCCTATCCTTCTCAATCCATCGGCTATCTTTATATTGATCGCTCTCCAGGTAGGAAAGATTGCAGCAATAGAACCGACGAAGAATGCAGCGATTATATCCATATAAATAGTTTCCCTTTCAATATTAAACACAGGGAAGTAAGCACTCAATTGTTTACTGAAAATCTTTGCTGCAGGAAAAGTTAGAATAATTCCGAACACTGCACCGAGCATTGTGATAAACAGAGATTCCCCGAATATAAGGCCAGAAATATGCAAACCACCAAAGCCAAGAGTCTTGAAAATTGCATATTCACCTATTCGCTCACGTGCGGTCATTATCATCGTATTTGCAACAACAGCCAGAATGATAAAAATAATAACAAATGATACTAACTGTATAGCCATTACAATTGCCTCTGTCATTGAAATAAAACTTAAAGTAAATGCCTTTTCTGTTTCAGTAAGTGTTTCTGCAATAGAGTTTTTAAAAGTACTATCTACCTTTAAAGAAACTTCAGCAGCAAGATTTGGATTTTTAATCTCAATCATATACCATCCTACCTGGTCTGCCCATAACCTTTTGGCTTTTTTAAGTGATTCATTCAGATATTCCCAATGGAAGAAAAAGGCTGTTTCATCCACATTTTGATCTCTTCCCT
This genomic interval carries:
- a CDS encoding ABC transporter permease translates to MKIPFIYNLRNLWTRRLTTALTASGMALVVFVFSAVLMLAEGLQKTLIETGSYDNVVVIRKAAGSEVQSGVDRLQASIIEMQPEIAIGKDGKRMVAKELVVLIVLPKRGTDKPSNVVIRGVEEQSMVLRPQVKLIEGRMPRPGSSEIIAGLSIARRFHGGGIGETIRFAMRDWTVVGIFDAGNTSFNSEIWGDVIQFMQSFRRPAYSSMIFRLHEPSKFCEVKSRIENNPRLTVEAMREPEYYRKQSEMMAKFLRILGLTLTIIFSLGAIIGAMITMYSAVANRVFEIGTLRALGFQRRNILIAFLLESLFLGFIGGITGLFFASFLQLFTVSTLNFQTFSEIAFSFSLTIEIIYQAIIFSLFMGFVGGLLPAVRASRMNIVEALRAR
- a CDS encoding FtsX-like permease family protein, producing MQVFKLIFKNAFRHKLRTLLTIMGVAIAILAFGLLRTVIDTWYLGVKTASASRLVTRNAVSLVFPLPLSYKEKIRQIEGVKRVSYGTWFGGIYIDEKHFFANYAVEPKTYLEMFPEIILPADQKENLFRDRKAAVAGRKLAERYGWKIGDTITLKGSIFPGNWDFVLRGIYKGRDQNVDETAFFFHWEYLNESLKKAKRLWADQVGWYMIEIKNPNLAAEVSLKVDSTFKNSIAETLTETEKAFTLSFISMTEAIVMAIQLVSFVIIFIILAVVANTMIMTARERIGEYAIFKTLGFGGLHISGLIFGESLFITMLGAVFGIILTFPAAKIFSKQLSAYFPVFNIERETIYMDIIAAFFVGSIAAIFPTWRAINIKIADGLRRIG